The segment ATTGCCAGAGAGCAGTTCCTCCTGCTCTCGGTTGGCGCGGCTTGCGCTGAGCAGCGAGGAGAAGGTGAGCGGCTCCTGCTCGGCGGCTCCCGGTTCTTTTTTGCTGCCAAGGGCAACCTTGAGATCCTGCTTCTCCTCCTGGGGAGACAGAGATTCCGCAGACAGGAAGACTTCATTGTCTGTGGCCTGGATCTCCTCTGCCGCCTCCCCTTCTTCGTTCCCGGCAAACAGCGCAGCAGCATCGTTGGCAGCGGAGGTAAGCACCGGCTCCGGCTGCGATACGGCATGAAGCTTCGCATTGCCCCAATGGTCCACAGTGTTCAAGGCGGCGGTGCCTGTCTGAAGCGTGGTGTCCTCCTGAAGCGAGCCGTTCACAGCCGCCGGTGCCGTCTTCTCTCTGGAGGTGAGGAAATGAGCGGAGGCCTTATCAGCCGACGGCTTGCTGCCTGCCGAAGAAGCCGTATCCAGACTATGGGTCCTTACTCTGGGTTCCTTGTCCTTCAGGGGTGTGGAGAGATAGGCCGCGGGCTGGCTGTAAGAAGTATCTTCTGCGTACAACGGCTCAGCTGCTGCCTCAGCCGGAACAGCGGAGTTCTGATCTTCCGCAGAGCCCTCTGCCGTGCCTTCGCCATAGGTCCAGAGCGAATTCTCATACAGGGTGTCATTCTCCGGATTGCGGATTTGCTCCTCAGCGGCCCTGCTGTCTCCTGCTTCCGGCGAATACGCTACCGTGTATTCCTCCTGCTGCCAGGCCGGCTGTACATCTGTACTTCCGATTCCGCGCAGCGAGAGCACTCCGGTAATGTTGACGGTTCGCATCGTCAACAGATCAATATCGAAATTCTCGATCTCCACCCCTATGTCATCAAGTGAGCTGACCCGGGTCAGCGGAACAGTGATTTCAACAGGAATTGCATGCTCCAGACGCTGTGTAAGGTCATCCTCCCCCCGGTAGAGTCCGGTGAGCAGCAGCTGTCCGTGCAGCTCGGCCCGGTCCTCCCGCTGGATGACCTGGATGTCGGGAACCAGCTCGACTTCCTCCAGCTCTGCTATTCCCGGAAGCTCTTCCGAAAGGTGAATGCGTTCATAAATATCAAACCGCAAGCCATGGGACTGGTCAAACACGGGAAATGTCCTCCTTCTTGGCATAATCTATCCCTGAGACAAGCCCAGAGTATAAGCCCAAAATGTTACTCCCCTCATGTATATGCTTCAATCAGGCAGGCATGACAACTTTGCCGCTTCAATTGCGGACAGCGCCTATCCCAGGGGAGGAAGGGCCGTACGTGCATCAGGAATAGAGTAGTGCTGCGGAAGCTTGACACGCATCGTTACGGCAAGCGGATTCCCCGGATCACCCTCGTTAAGCACATCTGCCGGATGAAAAGCTGCCGGCAGCGCACCCGCGCCCGGTTCTTCCTCAAACCGGAGGTGATCCGGAATTCCCGGCCGGCCTGCCCGCAGATTGACCGCTCTCTGGTATACATGCAGCGTACCCGCAGCCATGACATCCAGCGAACGGGTCTGCTCTGCCCAGTGCTTAGCCTGGAGGCCGGTGCGTCTTCTCAGCTCCTCATCCCCCAGCAGCTGCTCCATCTGCAGGGCGAGCTGAGCGGCATCTCCGGGAGGAACAATCCAGCCCGTCTCTCCCTGCCGGACCATCTCCGGCATGCCTGCGGTTCCGGCGACAATCGGCGCGATTCCGGCAAGCTGCGCTTCTGTAACCGAGAAAGGCTGCGTATCCTGGAGGGAGGGCTGCACATAGATGTCGGCAGCCCGGAGTGCAGCCGGAATATTGTTCAGCTTCCCGGTGAAATGGACCTTCCCCGCGATACCCAGCAGACGGGCCTGCTCCATGAGCTCCTCCAGGAGGCTGCCGATTCCGGCCACCGCACAGATCCATTGCTGACAGCGCTGCTCCAGAATGCCTAGCGCCTCTATCAGCACATGGACGCCTTTGATATATTCAAGACGTCCGGCATACATGATGACAGGAATTCCTTCTGCAAATTGAAGCGGCGGCGTCTCTGCGGCCCTGGCTGCATATTGATGTAGGTCCAGCCCGTACGGCAAGGTATGAATACGGTCCGGGCTGACCCCCAGGCTCTGCGTAAGCTGTCCGATCCACTCCGAAGAGACCAGAATCTGGTCAGCCGCCTGGGCACCCAGTGTCTCAAGCCTGCGGAAATAGCTCCAGATCGGCCGCTGCTCATAGGCCTCCCGGGTCAGTCCGGGCTCAAGCCCCTTGTACTCATAGTAGGTCTCCTTGGTCAATGCCCCATGAACACTTGCGACCAGCGGAACAGGACGGCGCATGATCCGCCGTATTGCATATGAGGCTATAGGGTCCTGGGCATGAATGACATCATATTCCTCCAGCCCCAGCACAGCGGCGCCGCCCTCGAATACGTAACGACCCAGCTCAAAGCTGAAGATGCCATGCTCCAGATGCAGCGAGGGGAACCGGCCGATATCAAGCTGGGGCAGCAGCAGCGAATAGAACGCTTTTTTATCAAAAGACTCCGTCCGGTTGAGCAAATACAATGTATTGTTCTCCGCATGGCTGCCCATCAGTGTAACGGAATGGCCCTGCTCGCCCAGCTTGTCGGCCAGCTGCTTCATATATGTCCAAATTCCGCCCATATTGGTGAGGCCCCAGTAGGTGACCAGCAATATCTTCATGCATTCCTCTCCCCGGCTATAGATGTATTTAGGTGCAGGAGCAGTCTGCTCCACCCTAATCAGAATAGTATATGTAGGCTGCGGGCAGGCGGAAAGGGATATATGATCATTCCCTGCAAATTTCAAAAATATCTTTTAATCAAGAATCATCTTTTCGGGTATAATCGGTATAAATCCTGAAAGGAAATTTCCGACATGTCAAAAGCGAGGGTATTTGACCTTTTTCTATTTGTCGCATCCCTGGCTATAGCCTTCATTCCCGCGCATGCTGTAGTCCTGGACGCTACCTATATAAAAGCATTACTGCTATACACTATCTTCTCCAGCATCTACTTCCAATTGCGGATTGTGACCCGGAGCGGGAACTCAACAATCGATTATGCCATCAGCTATACCTCCTCCTTCGGGATTTTTGCCGGTCCGCTGGGCACGCTCCTGTTCGAGACCGTATACCGGTTCATCGTATATTTCTATAAAAAGAAAACAAAAACCGC is part of the Paenibacillus sp. FSL M7-0420 genome and harbors:
- a CDS encoding glycosyltransferase family 4 protein produces the protein MKILLVTYWGLTNMGGIWTYMKQLADKLGEQGHSVTLMGSHAENNTLYLLNRTESFDKKAFYSLLLPQLDIGRFPSLHLEHGIFSFELGRYVFEGGAAVLGLEEYDVIHAQDPIASYAIRRIMRRPVPLVASVHGALTKETYYEYKGLEPGLTREAYEQRPIWSYFRRLETLGAQAADQILVSSEWIGQLTQSLGVSPDRIHTLPYGLDLHQYAARAAETPPLQFAEGIPVIMYAGRLEYIKGVHVLIEALGILEQRCQQWICAVAGIGSLLEELMEQARLLGIAGKVHFTGKLNNIPAALRAADIYVQPSLQDTQPFSVTEAQLAGIAPIVAGTAGMPEMVRQGETGWIVPPGDAAQLALQMEQLLGDEELRRRTGLQAKHWAEQTRSLDVMAAGTLHVYQRAVNLRAGRPGIPDHLRFEEEPGAGALPAAFHPADVLNEGDPGNPLAVTMRVKLPQHYSIPDARTALPPLG
- a CDS encoding LysM peptidoglycan-binding domain-containing protein encodes the protein MFDQSHGLRFDIYERIHLSEELPGIAELEEVELVPDIQVIQREDRAELHGQLLLTGLYRGEDDLTQRLEHAIPVEITVPLTRVSSLDDIGVEIENFDIDLLTMRTVNITGVLSLRGIGSTDVQPAWQQEEYTVAYSPEAGDSRAAEEQIRNPENDTLYENSLWTYGEGTAEGSAEDQNSAVPAEAAAEPLYAEDTSYSQPAAYLSTPLKDKEPRVRTHSLDTASSAGSKPSADKASAHFLTSREKTAPAAVNGSLQEDTTLQTGTAALNTVDHWGNAKLHAVSQPEPVLTSAANDAAALFAGNEEGEAAEEIQATDNEVFLSAESLSPQEEKQDLKVALGSKKEPGAAEQEPLTFSSLLSASRANREQEELLSGNIDSVAQAVPEAGNDTAWKSRFIGGMGGTELFRKVRLCIVQREETLDTIAEKYQLSTRELTMYNRLSGQIVEEGQVLYIP